One window of the Granulicella arctica genome contains the following:
- the deoC gene encoding deoxyribose-phosphate aldolase has protein sequence MTTSTQNLTYDAAAFAAQILATPQALASVLDHTLLRPDATRAQVIQLCEEAAEHQFACAMINPTWVATAVQALAGTGVPVGVVIGFPLGATLSSSKRDETVRVLKLGAHDVDMVLNIGLLKSGKSEDFEAVKQDIRGVVELAHGSGAIVKVILETCLLSFEEKLRAAELALAAGADFLKTSTGFSTGGATLDDIGLLRGAAGTNAGVKASGGIRSLADATAMLRAGASRIGASASVKIVAELAGYVTAEPTGSGY, from the coding sequence TTGACCACTTCTACGCAGAACCTGACCTATGACGCCGCTGCATTTGCCGCGCAGATACTTGCCACGCCGCAGGCCCTTGCCTCGGTGCTTGACCATACGCTACTCCGGCCGGATGCTACGCGCGCCCAGGTGATCCAGCTCTGTGAGGAGGCGGCGGAGCATCAGTTTGCCTGCGCCATGATCAATCCGACCTGGGTCGCCACAGCGGTGCAGGCGCTTGCGGGCACGGGCGTTCCGGTAGGTGTGGTCATTGGCTTCCCGCTCGGGGCCACGCTTTCTAGCTCCAAACGCGATGAGACGGTGCGGGTCTTGAAGCTTGGGGCACATGACGTCGATATGGTGCTGAACATTGGTCTGCTGAAGTCGGGCAAGTCTGAGGACTTTGAGGCGGTCAAGCAGGATATTCGCGGCGTCGTGGAGCTTGCTCACGGCAGCGGAGCCATCGTGAAGGTGATCCTCGAGACATGCCTCCTTAGCTTCGAGGAGAAGCTACGCGCAGCCGAGCTCGCCCTGGCTGCGGGTGCTGATTTCCTGAAGACGAGCACTGGCTTCTCGACCGGCGGCGCTACGCTGGACGACATCGGCCTGCTGCGCGGTGCGGCGGGAACAAACGCCGGGGTAAAGGCATCGGGTGGGATTCGGTCGCTTGCGGACGCAACCGCCATGCTCCGCGCCGGGGCCAGCCGGATCGGTGCGAGCGCGAGTGTGAAGATCGTTGCGGAGCTTGCAGGCTATGTCACCGCGGAGCCAACAGGCTCGGGCTACTGA
- a CDS encoding UdgX family uracil-DNA binding protein (This protein belongs to the uracil DNA glycosylase superfamily, members of which act in excision repair of DNA. However, it belongs more specifically to UdgX branch, whose founding member was found to bind uracil in DNA (where it does not belong), without cleaving it, appears to promote DNA repair by a pathway involving RecA, rather than base excision.), whose translation MKHLLLQPDFAAWRDAAREALRLGYRPEEIDLQDASVPTTLALSLGSDETPTGQPITAPHTSKTFLEAAKYASAHRDPQRWNLLYRLLYRLQTERDLMRVEVDRDVDQLLRLDGQVRRDLHKMHAFVRFRKVLEPGEPSYPEGRPTVIDETVLVPDGSRELGEEHHLVLATPTPFGVTKTEIPECWPEIDAATSEVTENCEHFIAWYQPDHRILPLAAPFFAERFAVLRWSILTPDASVSWDPVTKRLTFSPGLPREAAPAEDELETLWRAYYASIFNPARLNPETMRSEMPVRYWKDLPEVSLLPNLITKAQNRVATMVTRQEQQPTAQPFVPAEHTIKVIQAALPSCKGCDLYKHATQVVPGNGPVDARLMFVGEQPGDQEDLQGLPFIGPAGKLLQKACEELGIDRAQIYVTNAVKHFKFVQRGKLRLHQNPRMSEITACRPWLEAEIDAVRPKVILCLGASAAKSLLGGTFGLMKDRGKLINTKYAEHVMATIHPSAILRARDEESRHQLYAYLKEDLALAHQTATQLVSETV comes from the coding sequence ATGAAGCATTTGCTCCTCCAACCCGACTTTGCAGCCTGGCGGGACGCCGCACGTGAGGCGCTCCGCCTTGGCTATCGGCCAGAGGAGATCGATCTACAAGACGCGAGTGTGCCGACCACCCTGGCCTTGTCCCTGGGTAGCGATGAGACGCCGACCGGGCAGCCGATTACAGCGCCGCATACCTCGAAGACCTTTCTGGAAGCGGCAAAGTATGCGTCTGCGCACCGAGATCCGCAGCGGTGGAATCTCCTCTACCGCTTGCTGTACCGACTACAGACGGAGCGCGACCTGATGCGTGTCGAGGTGGATCGCGACGTCGATCAGCTTTTGCGACTTGACGGGCAGGTGCGGCGCGACCTTCACAAGATGCACGCCTTCGTACGCTTCCGCAAAGTGCTTGAACCGGGCGAGCCGAGCTACCCTGAAGGTCGTCCGACGGTGATCGACGAGACGGTTCTGGTGCCGGACGGGAGTCGCGAGCTTGGCGAGGAGCACCACCTTGTGCTCGCGACGCCGACGCCCTTTGGCGTGACGAAGACGGAGATTCCGGAGTGCTGGCCCGAGATCGATGCGGCAACCTCTGAGGTGACTGAGAATTGCGAGCACTTCATTGCGTGGTACCAGCCGGACCATCGTATCCTGCCGCTGGCTGCGCCGTTCTTCGCTGAGCGCTTTGCGGTGCTGCGCTGGAGCATTTTGACGCCGGATGCTTCGGTGTCGTGGGACCCGGTTACGAAGCGCCTTACCTTTTCGCCCGGGTTGCCGCGTGAGGCTGCACCTGCCGAAGACGAGCTGGAAACCCTCTGGCGCGCCTACTACGCCAGCATCTTCAACCCTGCGCGGCTGAATCCTGAGACGATGCGCAGCGAGATGCCCGTCCGCTATTGGAAGGATCTGCCCGAGGTCTCGCTCCTTCCAAATCTCATCACCAAGGCCCAGAATCGAGTCGCCACCATGGTCACGCGCCAGGAGCAGCAGCCAACTGCTCAGCCCTTCGTCCCCGCCGAACACACGATTAAGGTCATACAGGCCGCGCTCCCCTCCTGCAAGGGATGCGATCTCTACAAGCACGCCACTCAGGTTGTGCCGGGTAATGGACCGGTGGATGCCCGCCTGATGTTTGTCGGGGAACAGCCGGGGGACCAGGAAGATCTGCAAGGGCTGCCCTTCATTGGGCCGGCCGGGAAGTTGCTCCAGAAGGCCTGCGAGGAGCTTGGTATCGATCGCGCTCAGATCTACGTGACGAACGCGGTGAAGCACTTCAAGTTTGTCCAGCGTGGGAAGCTGCGGCTTCACCAGAATCCGCGGATGTCGGAGATTACGGCCTGCAGGCCGTGGCTCGAGGCAGAGATCGATGCGGTCCGGCCAAAGGTGATCCTGTGCCTTGGCGCCTCGGCAGCGAAGAGCCTGCTGGGCGGGACCTTTGGCCTGATGAAGGATCGCGGGAAGCTGATCAACACAAAATACGCCGAGCATGTGATGGCGACGATTCATCCGAGCGCTATCCTGCGCGCCCGCGACGAGGAGAGCCGCCACCAGCTCTATGCGTACCTGAAGGAAGACCTTGCGCTTGCGCATCAAACCGCAACCCAGCTAGTCTCAGAGACGGTATAA
- a CDS encoding NIPSNAP family protein has product MQRRDFLTASTAASALALTGQMSGQTPSAGAREFYLLRTYHLQTGPQTALCEKFIADALIPTVNRMGMNPIGAFKIDIGPETPTFLVLIPSKSVEALTTLDLTLSKDEAFLKLADPFWSAPATAPSFLRTESKLLSAFEGWPKLTPPPSAAQHQKRLFQLRTYESPSDRDHVRKVEMFNKGEFGVFGRAGFDQVFYGDTLVGPRMPNLTYMLSFPDLATMDKNWKAFGADPEWKKLSTDPRYHFEEIVSNITNLILSPLACSQI; this is encoded by the coding sequence TTGCAGCGACGTGATTTCCTGACAGCCTCTACCGCAGCATCCGCCCTCGCCTTGACTGGACAGATGTCCGGCCAAACTCCCAGCGCTGGTGCGCGCGAGTTCTACCTTTTACGGACTTACCATCTACAGACGGGGCCACAGACTGCGCTGTGCGAGAAGTTCATTGCGGACGCGCTTATTCCGACCGTCAACCGGATGGGAATGAACCCGATCGGTGCCTTTAAAATCGACATCGGACCGGAGACGCCGACGTTCCTGGTGCTGATTCCGAGCAAGTCAGTCGAGGCACTGACGACGTTGGATCTGACCTTGAGTAAGGATGAGGCGTTTTTGAAGCTGGCTGATCCCTTCTGGAGCGCGCCTGCGACTGCGCCGTCGTTCCTGCGAACCGAGAGCAAGCTGCTTTCGGCGTTCGAGGGCTGGCCGAAGCTGACGCCGCCACCGTCCGCCGCGCAACATCAAAAGCGCCTCTTTCAGCTTCGGACGTATGAGAGCCCGAGCGACCGCGACCATGTTCGCAAGGTCGAGATGTTCAACAAGGGTGAGTTCGGGGTCTTCGGGCGCGCCGGATTTGACCAGGTCTTCTATGGCGACACGCTGGTCGGACCGCGCATGCCGAATCTGACGTACATGCTCAGCTTCCCTGATCTTGCAACCATGGACAAGAACTGGAAGGCATTCGGTGCCGACCCCGAGTGGAAGAAGCTTTCCACAGACCCGCGCTACCACTTTGAGGAGATCGTAAGTAACATCACGAATCTTATTCTCAGCCCACTGGCATGTTCACAGATCTAG
- a CDS encoding putative DNA modification/repair radical SAM protein, translated as MNVQRKLEILADAAKYDASCASSGAKRAGNNEGVGHSDGMGICHSYTPDGRCVSLLKILLTNVCTYDCVFCVNRVSSDIQRARFTPQEVVDLTLDFYKRNYIEGLFLSSGIVQSPDYTMEQLIQVAKTLRSVHKFGGYIHLKAIPGANERLINEAGLWADRLSANIELPTQQDLVQLAPEKKSAVIESTMGQIHTRKEEADEDRKKSTLAPKFAMAGQSTQMVVGATPANDRQILTTATHLYREYKLRRIYYTGFSPYPEADARLPLKAAPLMREHRLYQSDWLMRYYGYQAEELTTPEQPELSLTEDPKTTWAKHHPEFFPIDVNAAPREALLRVPGIGYRSVERILSIRKYHRFGLDDLKKLHVRIKSAMPYMTTADHLPNAQPIVPIASTLQLDLFAPFSALTGSV; from the coding sequence ATGAATGTACAGCGCAAACTCGAGATCCTTGCGGACGCAGCGAAGTACGATGCGTCGTGCGCCTCGTCGGGTGCAAAACGGGCCGGAAACAACGAGGGTGTCGGGCATTCCGATGGCATGGGAATTTGCCATAGCTATACGCCAGATGGTCGCTGCGTGTCTCTACTGAAGATTCTGCTGACTAATGTTTGTACCTATGACTGTGTCTTTTGCGTCAACCGGGTTTCGAGTGACATCCAGCGGGCGAGGTTTACACCGCAGGAGGTCGTCGACCTGACCCTGGACTTCTACAAGCGCAACTATATAGAGGGGCTGTTTCTCTCTTCGGGGATCGTCCAGTCGCCCGATTACACGATGGAGCAGCTGATCCAGGTGGCGAAGACGCTGCGCTCTGTGCATAAGTTCGGCGGGTATATCCACTTGAAGGCAATTCCGGGGGCGAACGAAAGGCTGATCAACGAGGCGGGGCTTTGGGCGGATCGGCTTAGCGCGAATATTGAATTGCCGACCCAGCAGGATCTTGTTCAGCTTGCTCCGGAGAAGAAGTCGGCAGTGATCGAATCGACGATGGGCCAGATCCATACGCGGAAAGAAGAGGCGGATGAGGATCGAAAAAAGTCCACGCTTGCGCCAAAGTTCGCGATGGCGGGCCAATCGACCCAGATGGTCGTCGGCGCGACACCGGCGAACGATCGGCAGATCCTGACGACAGCCACGCACCTGTACCGGGAGTACAAGCTGCGGCGAATCTACTACACCGGCTTCAGCCCCTACCCGGAGGCGGATGCGCGGCTGCCGCTGAAGGCTGCGCCGTTGATGCGGGAGCACCGGCTTTATCAGTCTGACTGGCTCATGCGCTACTACGGATACCAGGCCGAGGAGCTTACGACGCCGGAGCAGCCGGAGCTTTCGCTGACGGAAGATCCGAAGACCACCTGGGCGAAGCACCATCCGGAGTTCTTTCCGATTGACGTGAATGCAGCCCCACGCGAGGCGCTGCTGCGGGTGCCTGGGATTGGCTATCGGAGTGTCGAGCGGATTCTGTCCATTCGCAAATACCACCGTTTTGGCCTGGATGATCTCAAGAAGCTGCACGTTCGTATCAAGAGCGCCATGCCCTATATGACTACAGCTGACCACCTCCCGAACGCTCAGCCGATTGTGCCGATTGCCTCAACTTTGCAGCTCGATCTTTTTGCACCCTTCAGCGCATTGACCGGTTCGGTCTAA
- a CDS encoding LLM class flavin-dependent oxidoreductase codes for MSISPGELRLSVLDQSPVSAGSTSADSLQRSISLARHVDALGYHRFWMSEHHAMETLACTAPEVMLARIGAETRRIRIGSGGIMLPHYTAFKVAECFRMLHALYPGRVDLGIGRAPGGGPVEALALKRDRTTQQHDDFPDQVSELLAFLGHDFPVGHPFARIQVSPNMPGSPDVWMLGSSMWSASSAAEFGLPYAFAHFFSPVNTRAAIEAYKRGFMMSALRDEPEAMVAVGVICADTQEEAEYLSTSVRLLQRRIRQGDRRPIASPEESIRELKLFGETSLQASQAAEEGEWPRYFVGTPERVKEELGQMATALKITEVVVNTIVWDHAARLRSYDLLAEAFTLTSVSPDRRILSTAAF; via the coding sequence ATGAGCATTTCACCCGGAGAGCTGCGGCTCTCGGTTCTCGATCAGTCGCCGGTCTCTGCAGGCAGCACCTCAGCCGACAGCCTTCAGCGCTCCATCAGTCTCGCCCGACACGTCGACGCACTGGGCTATCACCGCTTCTGGATGTCCGAGCACCACGCTATGGAGACCCTCGCCTGTACCGCGCCCGAGGTTATGCTCGCCCGCATCGGCGCGGAGACCCGCCGCATCCGCATCGGCTCCGGCGGCATCATGCTTCCGCACTATACCGCCTTCAAAGTGGCCGAGTGTTTCCGGATGCTCCACGCTCTTTATCCCGGTCGCGTGGACCTGGGTATCGGCCGTGCCCCTGGTGGCGGGCCGGTCGAGGCGCTAGCCCTCAAGCGCGATCGCACCACCCAGCAGCACGACGATTTTCCCGACCAGGTCAGCGAATTGCTCGCATTCCTTGGTCACGACTTCCCGGTGGGCCATCCCTTCGCCCGTATCCAGGTATCTCCGAACATGCCTGGCTCGCCCGACGTGTGGATGCTCGGTTCAAGCATGTGGAGCGCCTCGTCCGCAGCCGAGTTCGGCCTTCCGTACGCCTTCGCGCACTTCTTCAGCCCGGTCAACACCCGCGCCGCTATCGAAGCCTATAAGCGTGGTTTCATGATGAGCGCCCTACGGGACGAACCCGAGGCCATGGTCGCTGTCGGCGTCATCTGCGCGGATACACAGGAGGAAGCGGAATATCTCTCCACGAGTGTGCGTCTCCTCCAACGCCGTATTCGCCAGGGCGACCGGCGTCCCATCGCCTCGCCTGAGGAGTCAATTCGTGAACTGAAGCTCTTTGGCGAGACAAGCCTGCAGGCCTCTCAGGCCGCAGAAGAGGGCGAGTGGCCACGCTACTTCGTCGGTACGCCGGAGCGTGTCAAGGAGGAGTTGGGGCAGATGGCGACGGCTCTCAAAATCACTGAGGTCGTCGTAAATACCATCGTCTGGGACCACGCAGCGCGTCTCCGCAGCTACGATCTTCTTGCGGAAGCATTTACGTTGACGAGCGTCTCACCGGATCGTCGCATTCTGTCGACAGCCGCATTCTAG
- a CDS encoding putative bifunctional diguanylate cyclase/phosphodiesterase, translating to MDESTIVSPSIHPAVKVEDLLHTREDSGGVQPDRDSLLSLKIQQAELQSQIDELRRGQIELEESRDQYMDLYEFAPTGYVTLSLRLVVLHINATGARLVGSDRTRLLGHRFARFIAAKDRDRYLTCIRQLKEDGDRRTVDVDLALEKGGRLAVQLDLVRVMPANSDATIRIALTDVTERKRAEAEIKRLAFYDALTFLPNRRFLLDRLEVLLTTITFRPQHGSILFLDLDDFKTLNDTHGHAFGDIYLQEAARRLTSSVRACDTVARLGGDEFVVIIEKLNETEIQAAAETMRIGEKILLALSEPYLLSGIEYRSTASIGVSLFCDEHLSGEELLQQADLALYSAKTAGRNTIRFFDPQMQATVAARGALLTDLRRALQNHQFLLHYQPQVDRQRHLKGVEALVRWQHPERGILSPADFVPFAEEKGFIDSLGQWVLETACSQLNEWSRKPEMAHLSIAVNVSAQEFRHPHFVDKILSIIERTGADPRYLVLEFTERLMFGTIKDTLAKMTTLKSHGLRFSLDDFGIGYSSLAYLQSLPLNQLKIDQTFVRNMVANPNDVAIARSVIALGQSLGLDVIAEGVETQEQHRLLEAHGCGGYQGFLFGRPAPAEDLRLPF from the coding sequence ATGGATGAGAGCACGATAGTGAGCCCCTCGATACATCCTGCCGTCAAGGTTGAGGATCTGCTGCATACACGTGAAGACTCTGGAGGCGTACAGCCCGATCGGGACAGTCTCCTCAGCCTGAAGATTCAACAGGCCGAACTGCAGTCGCAGATCGATGAACTTCGTCGCGGCCAGATTGAGCTTGAGGAGTCCCGTGACCAGTATATGGACCTCTATGAGTTTGCCCCGACCGGCTATGTCACCCTCAGCCTGCGGCTCGTAGTCCTCCATATCAATGCAACAGGCGCTCGATTGGTCGGATCCGACAGGACGCGTCTCTTAGGCCACCGCTTCGCTCGCTTCATCGCCGCAAAGGATCGTGATCGATACCTCACCTGCATTCGTCAATTGAAGGAAGATGGGGACCGCCGCACCGTCGACGTGGACCTTGCTCTCGAAAAGGGCGGCCGTCTCGCTGTACAGCTCGATTTGGTTCGCGTGATGCCTGCAAATTCTGACGCCACGATCCGCATAGCTCTTACCGACGTGACGGAACGAAAGCGTGCCGAGGCGGAGATAAAGCGACTCGCCTTCTACGACGCACTCACCTTTCTGCCGAACCGGCGCTTTCTGTTAGACCGGTTGGAGGTGCTGCTCACCACCATCACGTTTCGGCCGCAGCACGGCTCGATCCTCTTTCTTGACCTAGACGACTTCAAAACACTCAACGACACTCACGGACACGCCTTCGGCGACATCTACCTGCAGGAGGCAGCGCGGCGCCTCACAAGCTCCGTTCGTGCCTGCGATACCGTAGCCCGCCTCGGCGGGGATGAGTTTGTCGTCATCATCGAGAAGCTCAACGAGACTGAGATTCAGGCCGCTGCGGAGACCATGCGCATCGGCGAAAAGATCCTCCTCGCCCTCAGTGAGCCCTACCTGCTCTCCGGAATCGAATATCGAAGCACCGCAAGCATAGGGGTCAGTCTCTTTTGCGACGAGCACCTGTCCGGCGAGGAACTTCTCCAGCAGGCTGATCTTGCGCTCTACAGCGCCAAAACAGCAGGGCGTAACACCATTCGCTTCTTCGATCCGCAGATGCAGGCCACCGTCGCCGCACGCGGAGCCCTGCTCACCGATCTCCGTCGAGCCCTCCAGAACCATCAGTTTCTCCTGCATTACCAGCCGCAGGTCGATCGCCAGAGGCACTTGAAGGGTGTTGAGGCGCTGGTCCGTTGGCAGCATCCGGAGCGCGGCATCCTGTCTCCCGCGGACTTCGTTCCCTTCGCGGAGGAGAAAGGTTTTATTGATTCGCTTGGCCAATGGGTGCTCGAAACCGCCTGTAGCCAGTTAAACGAGTGGAGTCGCAAGCCCGAGATGGCGCACCTCAGCATCGCCGTCAACGTCAGCGCGCAGGAGTTCCGTCATCCACACTTTGTAGACAAAATCCTTTCCATCATCGAACGCACCGGCGCCGATCCCCGCTACCTTGTCCTTGAGTTCACCGAACGCCTGATGTTCGGCACCATCAAGGACACGCTGGCCAAGATGACCACGCTTAAGTCCCATGGTCTTCGCTTCTCGCTCGATGACTTCGGCATTGGCTACTCGTCGCTAGCATACCTGCAAAGCCTGCCGCTCAATCAACTCAAGATCGATCAGACCTTTGTCCGCAACATGGTAGCGAATCCGAATGATGTAGCGATCGCGCGCTCCGTCATCGCCCTGGGTCAGAGCCTTGGTTTGGATGTGATCGCAGAAGGTGTCGAGACGCAGGAACAGCATCGGCTCCTCGAAGCGCACGGCTGTGGCGGATATCAGGGCTTCCTCTTCGGACGTCCCGCACCTGCGGAAGATCTGCGCCTGCCCTTCTAA
- the hpt gene encoding hypoxanthine phosphoribosyltransferase yields the protein MSSSTIQFPPAADMEILYSKSQIAERVAAIGQQISEDYKDQSIVLIGVLKGAAIFLADLARAITVDATFDFVAVSSYGRARVSSGAVKLIKDIDNPIEGKHVILVEDILDTGLTLSYLRGLMLQHKPASLKIATCLDKPERRLVPIEADYVAFSIPNAFVIGYGMDYAERYRNVEDIRIMPPDTGGH from the coding sequence ATGTCTTCAAGCACGATTCAGTTCCCTCCCGCCGCCGATATGGAAATCCTCTATTCAAAGTCCCAGATTGCCGAACGTGTCGCCGCGATTGGTCAGCAGATCTCCGAAGACTACAAAGACCAGTCGATCGTGCTGATCGGCGTGCTGAAAGGAGCGGCGATCTTTCTCGCAGACCTTGCACGCGCCATCACGGTAGACGCTACCTTCGACTTCGTCGCAGTATCGAGCTACGGACGAGCGCGAGTCTCCTCCGGTGCCGTCAAGCTGATCAAGGATATCGACAATCCGATCGAAGGCAAACACGTGATCCTGGTCGAAGATATTCTCGATACGGGTCTGACGTTGAGCTATCTGCGCGGTCTGATGCTGCAGCATAAGCCCGCATCGCTGAAGATCGCGACGTGCCTCGATAAGCCGGAGCGCCGCCTGGTTCCAATCGAAGCGGACTACGTGGCATTCAGCATTCCGAATGCCTTCGTGATCGGCTACGGCATGGACTACGCCGAGCGCTACCGTAATGTGGAAGATATCCGCATCATGCCACCGGATACGGGCGGCCACTAA
- a CDS encoding prolipoprotein diacylglyceryl transferase, producing MYPYINLGPIHLGTFGLLLWLAAVAATVVLHKNLLRKGVDADALNIVALVVVAGILGAKAWHELQNLADLRYAMRQITAVGWHHPLDIVVGFLHWFQAGFAWFGGMLAGIAMLMYQGRVAKVGGIRMLDLAAPAAAIGYGVGRIGCLTSGDGDYGIPTTLPWGVHMRPDALVPTTLLVQPTPVYELLFSIALAWLLWRLGAKSRPVGWLTGLYLALSGLGRFLVEFVRINPRIYWGMSNAQVAALGSIVVGLIVMLAVRGRVPALQDEVVTA from the coding sequence ATGTACCCCTATATCAATCTTGGCCCTATCCATCTGGGCACCTTTGGCCTGCTGTTGTGGCTTGCTGCGGTAGCAGCAACGGTCGTTCTCCATAAAAACCTTCTTCGCAAAGGTGTCGACGCAGACGCGCTCAACATCGTCGCACTTGTGGTCGTCGCAGGCATACTCGGCGCGAAGGCGTGGCACGAGCTGCAAAATCTCGCCGACCTGCGCTATGCAATGCGCCAGATCACCGCCGTTGGCTGGCACCATCCCCTCGACATCGTCGTCGGCTTCCTGCACTGGTTTCAGGCGGGCTTTGCATGGTTCGGCGGAATGCTTGCCGGCATCGCCATGCTGATGTACCAGGGCCGTGTAGCAAAGGTCGGCGGAATCCGCATGCTCGATCTCGCCGCCCCCGCCGCTGCCATCGGTTACGGCGTAGGGCGCATCGGCTGCCTCACCAGTGGCGACGGCGACTACGGCATCCCGACGACCCTCCCATGGGGCGTCCACATGCGGCCCGATGCGCTCGTCCCCACAACGCTTCTCGTCCAACCAACACCGGTCTATGAACTCCTCTTCTCAATTGCGCTGGCCTGGCTGCTCTGGCGTTTAGGAGCGAAGTCCCGACCCGTCGGCTGGCTCACCGGCCTCTACCTTGCGCTAAGCGGTCTTGGTCGCTTTCTAGTCGAATTCGTCCGCATCAATCCGCGTATCTACTGGGGCATGAGTAACGCACAGGTCGCCGCGCTTGGATCAATCGTCGTAGGTCTGATCGTCATGCTCGCCGTCCGTGGCCGTGTGCCCGCCTTGCAGGATGAGGTTGTTACGGCTTAG
- a CDS encoding tetratricopeptide repeat protein translates to MLIAVSGFAQQAPPLPQDAVAAAGKTAATEYAAKREAALAPVFQFISLNDYASALAAVRPVLAAYPRDFRVLFLAADATRVTGDFAGALALYQQCLALNTLYVGSIHLGMARTYAGMNQWAEFNRERVIVQKIALTGDPNLSLERGYVVEDYRSGTLHIEILEFAASGPAATTRFRFLFTNSFDKAARFTPSIDLEANPADATSFAHQFPYQAAAHIRPFALAEYPNMRSRTFLKFYPDGEPPYEDVRRDVLALAASFPGKVPVGEKAAGEYRPPYQPKPAQTPKP, encoded by the coding sequence TTGCTGATTGCAGTTTCGGGTTTCGCACAGCAGGCACCGCCACTGCCGCAGGATGCGGTTGCGGCTGCGGGGAAGACGGCGGCCACCGAGTATGCGGCCAAGCGGGAGGCTGCGCTGGCTCCTGTTTTTCAGTTCATCAGCCTGAACGATTATGCCTCGGCACTGGCGGCGGTTCGGCCGGTTCTGGCGGCTTATCCACGCGACTTCCGCGTGTTGTTTCTTGCCGCGGATGCGACGCGGGTCACGGGTGACTTTGCGGGAGCGCTGGCTCTTTACCAGCAGTGTCTTGCTTTGAACACGCTCTACGTCGGCTCCATTCATCTCGGCATGGCTCGTACCTACGCCGGGATGAACCAGTGGGCGGAGTTCAATCGGGAGCGCGTGATCGTGCAGAAGATTGCGTTGACGGGCGATCCAAACCTTTCGCTGGAACGAGGTTATGTCGTCGAGGACTACCGCTCCGGCACGCTGCACATCGAGATCCTCGAGTTTGCGGCGAGTGGACCGGCTGCGACGACTCGCTTCCGTTTCCTGTTCACGAACAGCTTCGACAAGGCGGCGCGGTTTACGCCTTCGATCGATCTTGAGGCAAACCCGGCGGACGCGACCAGCTTCGCGCATCAGTTTCCGTACCAGGCGGCGGCACACATTCGTCCCTTCGCACTCGCCGAGTATCCGAATATGCGAAGCCGCACCTTTCTCAAGTTCTATCCGGATGGCGAGCCGCCGTATGAGGACGTTCGCCGCGACGTGCTTGCGCTGGCAGCGAGCTTTCCCGGCAAAGTGCCGGTTGGGGAGAAGGCGGCTGGAGAATATCGCCCTCCCTACCAGCCCAAACCTGCGCAGACTCCTAAGCCGTAA
- a CDS encoding M48 family metalloprotease: protein MEYRELRPRAPIPPVDVRFRRFTSLNTTIRLRDGKLHVRLSDLLETAPESVHHAIAHILLAKLYKKPIAPTHADRYRRHTSSEAISRQAEHIRQTRGRKRISTAQGHRYDLDEVFKTLNIRFFNGLLGRPTLTWSAHAARRMLGHYDAAHNTIVVSRVFDRPDTPRCAIEYLLYHEMLHLKHPVSVKAGRRCVHSRAFQADERLFPELDAAKAYLRRL, encoded by the coding sequence ATGGAGTACCGCGAACTGCGCCCCCGCGCTCCGATCCCGCCGGTCGATGTCCGCTTTCGCCGCTTCACCTCACTTAACACCACGATCCGGCTCCGCGACGGCAAGCTCCACGTTCGCCTCTCTGACCTCCTCGAGACCGCGCCCGAATCCGTCCACCACGCCATCGCCCACATCCTTCTCGCCAAGCTCTACAAGAAGCCCATCGCTCCCACCCACGCCGACCGCTATCGCCGCCATACCTCATCCGAAGCCATCTCCCGCCAGGCCGAGCACATCCGTCAGACCCGCGGCCGCAAGCGCATCTCCACCGCGCAGGGTCACCGCTACGATCTCGACGAGGTCTTCAAGACCCTCAACATCCGCTTCTTCAACGGCCTGCTCGGTCGCCCCACTCTCACCTGGAGCGCCCACGCCGCGCGCCGCATGCTCGGCCACTACGACGCCGCCCACAACACCATCGTCGTCAGCCGCGTCTTCGACCGCCCCGATACGCCGCGCTGCGCCATCGAGTACCTGCTCTACCACGAGATGCTCCACCTCAAGCACCCCGTCAGCGTTAAGGCCGGTCGCCGCTGCGTCCATTCGCGAGCGTTCCAGGCCGACGAGCGTCTCTTCCCGGAGCTCGACGCAGCGAAGGCCTACCTCCGACGCCTTTAA